The Acidobacteriaceae bacterium nucleotide sequence CATCCAGACGACCGTACGTATCCACGGCAGTTTGCACGGCAGCCTTAGCGGCGCTCTCCTCACGCACATCAAGCAACACAGGCGTAACACGCTTACCGTACTGCTCCACCAAAGAAGCCAACTCCTCCAGGCGCCGCGCTCCTGCAACGACAGCATCCCCTGCTGCAAGTGCAGCCTCTGCAATGTCGCGCCCCAAACCATTACCGCTTCCCGTGATCAGCCAGACTTTTTCCATGACGTCTTTCCTCCTAACCAAGTAGATTCAATAATGAGCAAGTGGTTGCTCATTTATTATGACAAAAACAATCAGACTATTGGCCTTGTCATTCCGCCATTCGCCAGAAGGCCTCAAAGGCCTGGTCGACAAGCTTGGCTCTCTGCCGTGGGAGTTTCGTCGTTGTGTCCATCACGGCTTCCTGCATCGCCATCATGGCAGAGGAAGCAAACCCCCGGGGCAGGCTCGCGAAAACTCCAACTTTTTCCAACTCGTCCATCGCTTGTTGAATCGTTTCACGTTCCGCCGCAAGACATTGCTTGGTCGCGTCCGTGATAAATGGCGAGAGGTTCAAGAGAACGGAAACCTTCTGTTCATCGGGCCTTTCCATCGCCCAGCGCAGATACTCCGTCCAGATATGCTGCGCCCGTTCGCGCAGTACGGCTTTATGCGGGAACCCGGCGTGAATACGCTTGTACGCTTCCGTCTTCAGTGCCAGATAAAGCTCATTAAACAGATCGCCTTTGGAGGGGAAATAGGTGAACAACGTACCTTCGGCCAGCCCGGCGGCTGCGGCAATTTTCGCCGTCGAGGCACCAAGCCCAGCCTTCGCGATCTCGTGCGCGGCCGCTTGCAGAATGGCTTCTCTCTTCTCCGGACTTCTCGCTCTAGCCATCGTTAACGATGCTACCGCAAGCCGCTCGCCTACCGAACAACTTCGAGCGCAGAAGAAATCGACACATCACAACGAGCTACTCGCCAATCAAGTGCAGCACAATCTCTCGGCGATGCGCATGAACGCGATGCTCAAACAGGTAGATTCCCTGCCACGTGCCCAGCACTGGTCGACCGTTCCTCACAGGGATCGATAGCTGTACCTGCGTCAGTGCAGTCTTCAAATGCGCGGGCATATCGTCTGCGCCTTCGTAGTCATGCTCATACGGCCCATCATCAGGAGCAATCTGGTCAAAGTAGGCCAGCAGGTCCGTCCGCACCGTTGGGTCAGCGTTCTCCTGAATCAGCAATGACGCTGAGGTGTGCCGGCAAAAGACCGTCAACAACCCTGTCTGCACCTGCTGACGCAGCACCCACTCATTCACCCCACCGGTGAACTCATAGAACCCCTTGCCGCGCGTCGAAATCTCCACACTATGCACTGCCTGCTTCACTC carries:
- a CDS encoding TetR/AcrR family transcriptional regulator; translated protein: MARARSPEKREAILQAAAHEIAKAGLGASTAKIAAAAGLAEGTLFTYFPSKGDLFNELYLALKTEAYKRIHAGFPHKAVLRERAQHIWTEYLRWAMERPDEQKVSVLLNLSPFITDATKQCLAAERETIQQAMDELEKVGVFASLPRGFASSAMMAMQEAVMDTTTKLPRQRAKLVDQAFEAFWRMAE
- a CDS encoding secondary thiamine-phosphate synthase enzyme YjbQ, which translates into the protein MKQAVHSVEISTRGKGFYEFTGGVNEWVLRQQVQTGLLTVFCRHTSASLLIQENADPTVRTDLLAYFDQIAPDDGPYEHDYEGADDMPAHLKTALTQVQLSIPVRNGRPVLGTWQGIYLFEHRVHAHRREIVLHLIGE